A genomic segment from Dendropsophus ebraccatus isolate aDenEbr1 chromosome 7, aDenEbr1.pat, whole genome shotgun sequence encodes:
- the LOC138796987 gene encoding C-X-C motif chemokine 10-like, protein MNCKTVVVICAVLSAHLIEGFALLRGNRCLCKRFAQKFNVLAMEKLEVHPRSSTCDKIEYIAIFKNDPVPKCVSPDLLVLKVLLSGKNRQLSHIKVIRHQ, encoded by the exons ATGAACTGTAAGACCGTTGTCGTCATCTGTGCTGTTCTGTCGGCTCATCTTATAGAAG gattTGCTTTACTTCGTGGGAATCGATGTTTGTGCAAAAGATTTGCCCAGAAGTTCAATGTGCtggcaatggaaaagctagaggTGCATCCCAGAAGCTCTACATGTGACAAAATTGAATACAT TGCAATTTTTAAAAATGATCCTGTTCCAAAGTGTGTCAGTCCTGATCTTTTAGTACTAAAAGTTCTCCTGAGTGGAAAAAATAG gcaactCAGTCACATCAAAGTGATCCGCCACCAATAA